TTCCAGAGGGAACCAAAATGCTTCTGACATGGTAGATAGGCTGTCTTTGTACGGAGTTAAGATGTTATTCTGTATCGGAGGAGATGGGACCTTAAGAGGAGCCAAAGAGATTGTAAGCGAGATAGACAGAAGGGGAGAAGAGATCTCTGTTATTGGAGTTCCTAAAACAATAGATAACGATATCAACTATGTTCAAAAAACTTTCGGATTTTCCACCGCCTTCTCCAAAGCGATGGAAGCTGTAGAATGTGCGCATGTGGAAGCAAAAGGTGCGCCGAACGGTATCGGCGTAGTAAAGTTAATGGGAAGACATTCGGGTTTTATCGCTGTGAATGCGGCTCTTGCATCCCAAAACGTGAACTATTGTTTAATCCCTGAAGTGGACTTCGATCTGAAAGGAAAAGGCTCCTTCTTAGATGTTTTGAAAAATAGGATCTTAACCAGAGAACATGCGGTGATCATCGTAGCAGAAGGAGCAGGACAAAAGTTTTTCGGTAAAACGGAAGAAAGAGACGCATCCGGAAATCTTAAGTTAGGTGATATAGGTGTTTATCTTAAAAATTCCATCCAAGACTTTTTCAAAGCGGAGAAAATAGAAGTGAATGTAAAATATATAGATCCGAGCTATATTATTCGTTCCATTCCTGCAAATCCTGAGGATTCTATTTTCTGTGGATTTTTGGCCCAAAATGCGGTACATGCTGCAATGGCAGGTAAGACTGATATAGTGATCGGAATGTGGAATAATGTGTTTACTCATCTTCCGATCGATATTGCTATCCAAGAAAGAAAAGTGCTTCAACCTACTAAAAGTACTTTATGGAGAACGTTACTAGCTTCTACAGGACAGCCTGCTCATATGGTGGCAGAATAGTATTATAGTCGGAGAAGTTCCGAGATCAAATAGATATCAGGATGATCGGATTATAAAATCCTAATTGAGTCGGACCATTACTAAAGTGTAATCGTCATGAGGATCCGCTTCTCCTCTGAATGCATCAGTAGTGTCTAAGATCAGTTCTTTTAGATTTTCCACGGGCATATCCCCGTTTCTTTCTATTAGTTTTGCGAGATTTTCCAAAGAATACATTTCTCCGTCTTTGTTCGTGGTCTCGCTTACTCCGTCAGTGTATAGAACTAGAAGATCTCCAGGTTGGTATTCTACTTCATGCTCTTCTATCTCTGACTCTTTGATACCTAGAGGCATTCCTTTTCCGGAGAGAAGTAATACCTTCTTCTCCTTGGCCTTATATAATAATTGCTCATTATGGCCCGCACTAGAATAACGAATTCTTTTTTTGAGCATATTGATACGGGTCAACATCACAGTAACGAACATAAAATAACCGGACTTCTCTTGGATGATCCGATTCGCTCCCATGAGGCTGATGCTTGTGGAAGAGTTACGCGCTACTTCCCCCGCTATAATCGTCTTGGAAAATTCCATAAAGAGTGCGGCCGCGATCCCTTTTCCGGAAACGTCCGCGATTAAGATACTTACTTCATCAGGATTATGATAGATAAGATCATAAAAGTCCCCACCGATCTCCTTGGATGCGGTGTAAGAAGTTTCGATCTCCAAAAGATGCATCTTTTTAGGGATATTAGGCAAAGAGTTGATCTGTATCTGAGAAGCAATTTGCATATCTCTTCGGATAGAGGTTAACTTCTCTTTTTGGTTTTTTGCCAAAAGACTATTATAA
Above is a genomic segment from Leptospira selangorensis containing:
- a CDS encoding ATP-dependent 6-phosphofructokinase, whose amino-acid sequence is MNTKIRNFGPCKIESPAAYEYYTGDESKVVFKTVFETEESWKEYIGEGAEFFEQAGPRKKIYFDPKEVTAGIVTCGGLCPGINDVIRGIVMELNYRYGVKRILGFPYGYQGLVKKFDHKPIELNPENVAHIGRDGGTILASSRGNQNASDMVDRLSLYGVKMLFCIGGDGTLRGAKEIVSEIDRRGEEISVIGVPKTIDNDINYVQKTFGFSTAFSKAMEAVECAHVEAKGAPNGIGVVKLMGRHSGFIAVNAALASQNVNYCLIPEVDFDLKGKGSFLDVLKNRILTREHAVIIVAEGAGQKFFGKTEERDASGNLKLGDIGVYLKNSIQDFFKAEKIEVNVKYIDPSYIIRSIPANPEDSIFCGFLAQNAVHAAMAGKTDIVIGMWNNVFTHLPIDIAIQERKVLQPTKSTLWRTLLASTGQPAHMVAE